One Polyangia bacterium genomic window carries:
- a CDS encoding response regulator transcription factor translates to MELCNRLRAAFARDGSAVRVVDRLGIWSRGLPEDAMLLHAANTASAARWCRVVRRAHHIGALIACCDTVEPAGVAGVLDAGADDVVASRVADNELLARVRAVCRRHSVQTVGQTRVGPIVVDAATREAAISGTPVTLRRTEFRLLSYLLANSDRVVGAHELMRDVLGSENTEDTALIRVHLSQLRRKLGSAGHAIETIRGQGYRLSPGEAELAFKSA, encoded by the coding sequence ATGGAACTTTGCAATCGCCTGCGCGCGGCGTTCGCCCGCGACGGCAGCGCGGTCCGGGTGGTCGACCGTCTCGGGATCTGGTCGCGCGGGCTGCCGGAGGACGCGATGCTGCTTCATGCGGCCAACACGGCCAGCGCCGCCCGCTGGTGTCGGGTGGTGCGCCGGGCCCATCACATCGGCGCCCTGATCGCCTGCTGCGACACGGTCGAACCGGCGGGCGTGGCCGGCGTGCTGGACGCTGGGGCTGACGACGTGGTCGCCTCGAGGGTGGCGGATAACGAACTCCTGGCCCGGGTGCGGGCCGTGTGCCGCCGCCACAGCGTGCAGACTGTGGGACAAACCCGCGTCGGTCCGATCGTGGTCGACGCCGCCACTCGCGAGGCCGCCATCAGCGGAACGCCGGTCACCCTGCGCCGGACCGAGTTTCGCCTGCTCAGTTACCTGTTGGCCAATTCCGATCGCGTGGTGGGCGCGCACGAGTTGATGCGCGACGTGCTGGGCAGCGAGAACACCGAGGACACGGCCCTCATCCGCGTCCACCTGTCCCAGCTGCGCCGCAAACTGGGCAGCGCCGGCCACGCCATCGAGACCATTCGCGGTCAAGGCTATCGCCTGTCCCCTGGCGAGGCCGAGCTGGCTTTCAAGAGCGCCTGA
- a CDS encoding NAD-dependent protein deacetylase yields MNSEGDFSFDADLLRLQALLRDRRFVALTGAGCSTESGIPDYRGQGRSGPRRPIQHDAFIQHAPVRQRYWARATLGWQRFSAAAPNPAHHALARLEHAGLLAGIITQNVDRLHHAAGSRRVVELHGALADVRCLACHAAFARDSVHQRLLDANPDWLTSAAAALAPDGDADLADDAVAAFTVVGCVICGGALMPNVVFFGGHVAESTLRAAWELFATAEILLVVGSSLTVYSGFRFVRRAGELGVPVALINDGPTRADDLVTVRLGARAGQALPRLAALLTGDGAAFSP; encoded by the coding sequence ATGAACAGCGAAGGCGATTTTTCCTTCGACGCCGACCTGCTTCGTTTGCAGGCATTGCTGCGCGATCGGCGCTTCGTGGCCCTGACCGGCGCCGGCTGCAGCACCGAATCCGGCATCCCTGACTATCGCGGCCAGGGGCGCAGCGGACCGCGCCGGCCTATCCAGCACGACGCGTTCATCCAGCACGCCCCGGTTCGCCAGCGTTACTGGGCGCGCGCCACCCTCGGCTGGCAGCGCTTCTCGGCGGCGGCACCCAACCCCGCCCACCACGCCTTGGCCCGCCTGGAACACGCCGGTCTATTGGCCGGGATCATCACCCAGAACGTCGATCGCCTGCACCACGCCGCCGGCAGCCGCCGCGTGGTCGAACTACACGGCGCCCTGGCCGACGTTCGCTGCCTGGCCTGCCACGCGGCCTTCGCCCGCGACAGCGTGCACCAGCGCCTGCTCGACGCCAACCCCGACTGGCTGACCAGCGCCGCCGCCGCGCTGGCTCCGGACGGCGACGCCGATCTGGCCGACGACGCCGTGGCGGCCTTCACCGTCGTCGGCTGTGTCATCTGCGGCGGCGCGCTGATGCCGAACGTGGTGTTCTTCGGCGGCCACGTCGCCGAATCGACCTTGCGCGCCGCCTGGGAGCTGTTCGCCACCGCCGAGATCTTGCTGGTGGTGGGTTCATCCCTGACCGTCTACTCGGGTTTTCGATTCGTGCGCCGGGCCGGCGAGCTGGGCGTGCCGGTCGCGCTCATCAATGACGGTCCCACGCGCGCCGACGACCTGGTGACGGTTCGTCTCGGCGCCCGCGCCGGCCAGGCGCTGCCCCGGCTGGCGGCGCTGCTCACCGGCGACGGCGCGGCTTTTTCGCCTTGA
- a CDS encoding sigma-70 family RNA polymerase sigma factor: MDRLTTKTDARSADQLARLATEARAGDTRALEQLLLALLPRTRNLVRYLIGGDPDVDDVAQTALWAIARKLHTFEGRSALTAWTDRIVARAAFAEIRRRASRPKVVAESPLESVPTTGAVIADYLARRWMVRLLDQLPTEQRDVVVLHHVMELTVPEVAEETGAGEETVRSRLRLAKARLRELGAAVGASDEDRIDD; this comes from the coding sequence ATGGACCGCCTGACCACCAAGACCGATGCGCGCAGCGCGGATCAGCTGGCCCGGCTGGCGACCGAGGCGCGTGCCGGCGACACCCGCGCGCTGGAACAGCTATTGCTGGCGCTGTTGCCGCGCACGCGGAATCTGGTGCGGTACCTGATCGGCGGCGATCCCGACGTCGATGATGTGGCGCAGACCGCTCTGTGGGCCATCGCGCGCAAGCTGCACACCTTCGAGGGGCGCAGCGCGCTGACGGCGTGGACCGATCGCATCGTGGCGCGCGCCGCCTTCGCCGAGATCAGGCGCCGCGCCAGCCGGCCGAAAGTGGTGGCGGAATCGCCGCTGGAAAGCGTGCCCACCACCGGCGCGGTGATCGCCGATTATCTGGCCCGGCGCTGGATGGTGCGGCTTTTGGATCAGCTTCCCACCGAACAACGAGATGTCGTCGTCCTGCACCATGTGATGGAGTTGACAGTGCCCGAGGTGGCAGAAGAAACCGGCGCCGGCGAAGAGACCGTGCGCAGTCGTTTGCGTCTGGCCAAAGCGCGCCTGCGCGAACTGGGCGCCGCGGTCGGCGCCTCCGACGAGGATCGAATCGATGACTGA
- the egtB gene encoding ergothioneine biosynthesis protein EgtB — MALLDAYRAVRGQTAALCAPLSAEDQLVQSMPDASPTKWHLAHTSWFFETFVLEPGAAGYRPFDPTYRFLFNSYYETVGARLERPRRGLLSRPSLADVQAYRRHVDDAMARLLEPGLDDPARAGTVELGLHHEQQHQELILTDIKHVLGSNPLRPAYRPAASDASDADDDGGTSIAPAKFRPFGEGLVSIGHHGPGFAFDNEGPRHRVFLRGFALGDRPVTCGEYLDFMRDGGYGRATLWLSDGWQERQREGWQAPLYWEQLDGVWMAFTLEGLLPVDARQPVSHISYFEADAYARWSGARLPTEAEWEHAARDLPVDGAFADSGRFHPGPARATMFGDVWQWTQSPYAAYPGYRPPGGAIGEYNGKFMCNQMVLRGGSCLTPAGHVRATYRNFFPAGTRWQSSGIRLARDT, encoded by the coding sequence ATGGCACTCCTCGACGCATACCGCGCCGTGCGCGGACAAACCGCCGCCCTGTGCGCCCCACTGTCCGCCGAGGATCAGCTGGTTCAATCGATGCCTGACGCCAGCCCGACCAAATGGCACCTGGCCCACACCAGCTGGTTTTTCGAGACCTTCGTGCTGGAGCCGGGCGCAGCCGGCTATCGCCCGTTCGATCCCACCTACCGTTTTCTCTTCAATTCGTATTACGAAACCGTGGGCGCGCGGCTGGAACGGCCGCGGCGCGGGTTGCTCTCGCGGCCGTCTTTGGCCGACGTGCAGGCGTACCGGCGCCACGTCGACGACGCCATGGCGCGCCTGCTGGAACCAGGCCTGGACGATCCGGCGCGCGCCGGTACGGTCGAGCTCGGCCTGCATCATGAACAGCAGCACCAGGAGTTGATCCTCACCGACATCAAGCACGTCTTGGGTTCGAACCCCCTGCGGCCGGCGTATCGCCCGGCGGCCAGCGACGCCAGCGACGCCGACGACGATGGCGGCACGTCAATCGCGCCGGCGAAATTTCGCCCCTTCGGCGAAGGGCTGGTGTCGATCGGCCATCACGGTCCTGGCTTCGCTTTCGACAACGAAGGGCCGCGCCACCGGGTTTTCCTGCGCGGCTTCGCGCTGGGCGATCGCCCCGTCACCTGCGGCGAATACCTGGACTTCATGCGCGACGGCGGCTATGGCCGCGCCACGCTGTGGCTGTCCGACGGCTGGCAAGAACGGCAGCGCGAAGGCTGGCAGGCGCCGCTTTACTGGGAACAGCTCGACGGCGTGTGGATGGCGTTCACGTTGGAAGGCCTGTTGCCTGTCGATGCGCGCCAGCCGGTCTCGCACATCAGCTATTTCGAAGCCGACGCCTACGCGCGCTGGTCCGGCGCGCGCCTGCCCACCGAAGCGGAGTGGGAGCACGCCGCGCGCGACCTCCCGGTCGACGGCGCCTTCGCCGACAGCGGACGTTTTCATCCCGGGCCGGCGCGCGCCACGATGTTCGGCGACGTCTGGCAGTGGACGCAAAGCCCCTACGCCGCGTACCCCGGCTATCGTCCGCCGGGCGGCGCGATCGGGGAGTACAACGGCAAGTTCATGTGCAATCAAATGGTGCTGCGAGGCGGATCGTGTCTGACGCCGGCGGGACACGTACGCGCCACCTATCGTAATTTCTTCCCGGCCGGAACCCGCTGGCAGTCGAGCGGCATCCGATTGGCACGTGACACATGA
- the egtD gene encoding L-histidine N(alpha)-methyltransferase: MSLAGDIELDLGGDGVDGSTGDGQSRASSQLELDETRRDVAAAVRDGLLRRRKRLPAWLLYDQQGSALFEEITLLPEYYLTRTERAILTDHAAEMIRAAGPPLSVVELGAGSASKTRILLQALLAQQRHGHYTPVDVSPSALGFAQHQLRDLPRLSVRPVVARYPEELGFLRGLPGRRLVIFLGSNVGNYNPRAARTLLGAVRRQLAPGDALLMGTDLRKSAAVLLPAYDDARGVTARFNKNVLERINRVLGARFDSHRFRHVVRWNAEASRVELYLESLVAHTVPVAALDVEIPFAAGERIHTESSHKFTQAAVRALLTAAGFRWEATWRDAHRRFAVHLARVR, encoded by the coding sequence ATGAGCCTGGCGGGCGACATCGAACTGGATCTCGGCGGCGACGGTGTCGATGGCAGCACCGGGGATGGCCAGTCTCGCGCGAGCAGCCAACTCGAGCTCGACGAGACCAGGCGCGACGTGGCGGCGGCGGTCAGGGACGGTTTGCTGCGCCGGCGCAAGCGGCTGCCGGCGTGGCTTTTGTATGATCAGCAAGGCTCGGCTCTGTTCGAAGAGATCACGCTTTTGCCGGAGTACTACCTGACCCGAACCGAGCGCGCGATCCTCACCGACCACGCCGCCGAGATGATCCGCGCCGCCGGGCCGCCGCTGTCGGTGGTCGAGCTGGGCGCGGGATCAGCGTCGAAGACGCGGATCCTGTTGCAAGCGCTGCTGGCCCAACAACGCCACGGCCACTACACGCCGGTCGACGTCTCACCGAGCGCGCTCGGCTTCGCGCAGCACCAACTGCGCGATCTGCCGCGCCTGAGCGTTCGGCCGGTGGTGGCGCGCTATCCGGAGGAGTTGGGTTTTCTGCGCGGCCTGCCCGGCCGGCGGCTGGTGATTTTTTTGGGCTCGAACGTCGGCAATTACAACCCGCGTGCCGCCCGCACCCTGCTCGGCGCCGTGCGCCGCCAGTTGGCGCCCGGCGACGCGCTGTTGATGGGCACGGACCTGCGCAAATCGGCGGCGGTGCTGCTACCGGCGTATGACGACGCCCGGGGCGTCACCGCGCGTTTCAACAAGAACGTCCTTGAACGCATCAACCGCGTGCTGGGCGCGCGCTTCGACAGCCATCGCTTTCGCCACGTGGTGCGCTGGAACGCCGAAGCCTCGCGCGTCGAGCTTTATCTGGAAAGTCTGGTCGCCCACACTGTGCCGGTCGCCGCGCTGGACGTGGAAATTCCCTTCGCCGCCGGCGAGCGCATCCACACCGAATCCAGCCACAAGTTCACCCAGGCGGCGGTACGCGCGCTGCTGACGGCCGCCGGTTTCCGCTGGGAAGCCACCTGGCGCGATGCCCACCGTCGCTTCGCGGTCCATTTGGCCCGCGTGCGCTAG
- a CDS encoding helicase-related protein, whose translation MTVHRDRWIVSDAASFRGEAAPLRALLGPTNTGKTHAAIERMLEYPTGMIGLPLRLLAREIGLPLRLLAREIYDRVSARVGEGAVALVTGEEKRLPPHPRYWICTVEAMPGAMSDRKVDFLAVDEIQLCTHRQRGHIFTQRIQHARGQQETWLLGSATMRALLPRLCPQAVVEGRPRLSTLSDGGSMTLSTLPPRSVVVAFSATRVYELAEKIRGKRGGAAVVIGALSPRARNAQVALFQAGEVDTLVATDAIGMGLNLDVDAVVFADLRKFDGREGRALEDAELAQIAGRAGRYHRDGRFATLAPLPTLPPATVRALEQHRFPPAERVFWRNHDLDLDSVDSLLASLRRRPRQPWLRLCDDADDLRALTALARIADVQALARGPERVALLWQVCQIPDFRQLALDDHFHLVAAAFRQLAGGAGQLAGDWIDEHLRRLDRPDGDLETLLDRMSAVRTWTYVTAHRAWVDDAPGWQARTHDIEDRLSDALHQKLVQRFVDEPGHRRRSAARPGPSARAGLRSLAGELAAKIPAARALSEKGGSHAAAPTTTADTAWVEAIIAAPHAQLNVRGDGRIWAGERVVGRLLRGAGRLHPEVTVLPALPGGARLRLARRLLAFARDLVAELLALLPTADETLGPAARGIVYLLQQNLGTVSVASARPQLEALPAAERRRLVGGGIVFGRLALFAPTLLTVSALHRRQALCAAERWPEPLPLPPPSLADGPPPCLSGDDEAGLPYQALGYVPVGAWALRADLAEDLARDVARGAPLAALARRLDLAPPHAADLLAALRAQPGFPVPRRRGRRTGAASVAS comes from the coding sequence GTGACCGTGCACCGAGATCGCTGGATCGTATCCGACGCTGCCTCTTTCCGCGGTGAAGCTGCGCCGTTGCGCGCGCTGCTGGGCCCCACCAACACCGGTAAGACGCACGCGGCGATCGAACGCATGCTGGAATATCCGACCGGTATGATCGGCCTGCCGCTGCGGCTTTTGGCCCGCGAGATCGGCCTGCCGCTGCGGCTTTTGGCCCGCGAGATCTACGATCGCGTTTCGGCGCGCGTGGGCGAGGGCGCGGTGGCCCTGGTGACGGGCGAAGAAAAGCGCCTCCCGCCGCACCCGCGTTACTGGATTTGCACCGTCGAGGCGATGCCCGGCGCGATGTCCGATCGGAAGGTGGATTTCCTGGCCGTCGACGAGATCCAGCTTTGCACTCACCGCCAGCGCGGCCACATCTTCACGCAGCGAATCCAGCACGCCCGCGGCCAGCAAGAGACCTGGCTGCTGGGTTCGGCCACCATGCGCGCGCTGCTGCCGCGGCTGTGTCCGCAGGCAGTGGTGGAAGGCCGCCCGCGTCTGTCCACGCTGTCCGACGGCGGCAGCATGACCTTGTCGACGTTGCCGCCGCGGTCGGTGGTGGTGGCGTTCTCGGCCACGCGGGTCTACGAGCTGGCGGAAAAAATTCGCGGCAAGCGCGGCGGCGCGGCGGTGGTGATCGGCGCGCTGTCGCCGCGCGCCCGCAACGCCCAGGTGGCCCTGTTCCAGGCCGGCGAGGTCGACACGCTGGTCGCCACCGACGCCATCGGCATGGGATTGAACCTGGACGTCGACGCCGTGGTCTTCGCCGATCTGCGCAAATTCGACGGCCGCGAGGGCCGCGCCCTGGAAGACGCCGAGCTGGCCCAGATCGCCGGCCGCGCCGGCCGCTATCACCGCGACGGCCGCTTCGCCACGCTGGCGCCGCTGCCCACGCTGCCGCCCGCCACCGTGCGTGCTCTGGAGCAGCACCGTTTCCCCCCCGCCGAGCGCGTCTTCTGGAGGAACCACGACCTCGATTTGGATTCGGTCGACAGTCTACTGGCGTCGCTGCGCCGCCGGCCGCGCCAGCCGTGGCTGCGCCTGTGCGACGACGCCGACGATCTGCGCGCCCTCACCGCGCTGGCGCGCATCGCCGACGTGCAGGCGCTGGCCCGCGGTCCAGAGCGCGTCGCACTTCTGTGGCAGGTGTGTCAGATCCCCGACTTTCGCCAGCTGGCCCTGGACGATCACTTTCATTTGGTCGCCGCCGCTTTCCGCCAGCTGGCAGGCGGCGCGGGCCAGCTGGCCGGCGACTGGATCGACGAGCACCTGCGCCGTCTGGACCGTCCCGACGGCGATCTGGAGACGCTGCTGGATCGCATGTCGGCGGTGCGAACCTGGACCTACGTGACCGCGCACCGGGCGTGGGTCGACGACGCGCCAGGTTGGCAAGCGCGAACGCACGACATCGAAGATCGGCTGAGCGATGCTCTTCATCAGAAGCTGGTGCAGCGGTTCGTCGACGAGCCGGGCCACCGGCGCCGGTCCGCCGCCCGGCCGGGCCCGTCGGCGCGGGCGGGCCTGCGTTCGCTGGCGGGCGAACTGGCGGCGAAGATCCCGGCGGCGCGCGCGCTATCGGAAAAAGGCGGTTCGCATGCTGCGGCGCCGACCACCACCGCCGACACCGCCTGGGTCGAGGCGATCATCGCCGCCCCCCACGCGCAGTTGAATGTGCGCGGCGACGGCCGCATCTGGGCCGGCGAACGCGTGGTGGGCCGGCTCTTGCGTGGCGCCGGCCGGTTGCACCCCGAGGTGACCGTGCTGCCGGCGCTGCCGGGCGGCGCGCGTCTGCGCCTGGCGCGTCGCCTGCTGGCCTTCGCCCGCGATCTGGTGGCCGAGCTGCTGGCGCTGCTTCCCACCGCCGACGAAACGCTGGGACCCGCCGCCCGCGGCATCGTCTATTTGTTGCAGCAGAACCTGGGCACCGTCTCGGTGGCGTCGGCCCGCCCGCAGCTGGAAGCGCTGCCGGCTGCCGAGCGCCGCCGCCTGGTCGGCGGCGGGATCGTCTTCGGTCGGCTGGCCTTGTTCGCGCCGACTTTGCTGACCGTCTCGGCTTTGCACCGCCGTCAGGCGCTGTGCGCGGCCGAGCGCTGGCCGGAGCCGTTGCCGCTGCCGCCGCCGTCGCTGGCCGATGGCCCGCCGCCGTGCTTGTCCGGCGATGACGAGGCGGGGCTTCCCTATCAGGCGCTCGGTTACGTGCCGGTCGGTGCCTGGGCGCTGCGCGCGGATCTGGCCGAGGATCTGGCGCGCGACGTGGCCCGGGGTGCGCCGCTGGCGGCGCTGGCGCGGCGCCTGGACCTGGCGCCGCCGCACGCGGCTGACCTGCTGGCGGCACTGCGGGCACAGCCAGGATTTCCAGTGCCGCGCCGCCGCGGGCGGCGGACCGGCGCGGCCAGCGTGGCGTCATGA
- a CDS encoding ABC transporter ATP-binding protein, with protein sequence MDSIISIAKLTKTYESGLSALKDVDLEIRRGEIFALLGPNGAGKTTLISVVCGIVTPSAGRVLADGHDIERDYRAARSLIGLVPQELTTDAFETVLATVTFSRGLFGRPPDPAHIEKVLRDLSLWDKRKDRIMTLSGGMKRRVMIAKALSHEPKILFLDEPSAGVDVELRRDMWALVRRLRAGGVTIILTTHYIDEAEEMADRIGVITKGELILTEEKTTLMQKLGKRQLTLNLQEPMDALPAALGDWPLALKAQGSQLEYAFDAKDGRADIPGLLRKLADLGIRFKDLQTRESSLEEIFVSLVHNRGEAQS encoded by the coding sequence GTGGATTCGATCATCTCCATCGCCAAGCTGACCAAGACCTATGAATCGGGTTTGTCGGCGCTGAAGGACGTCGACCTCGAGATCCGCCGCGGCGAGATCTTCGCGTTGCTGGGGCCGAACGGCGCCGGCAAGACCACTCTCATCAGCGTCGTCTGCGGCATCGTCACGCCCAGCGCCGGCCGCGTGCTGGCCGACGGCCACGATATAGAGCGCGACTATCGGGCGGCGCGATCGCTCATCGGCCTGGTCCCGCAAGAGCTGACCACCGACGCCTTCGAGACCGTGCTGGCCACCGTCACCTTCAGCCGCGGCCTGTTCGGGCGGCCGCCGGATCCCGCGCACATCGAGAAGGTGCTGCGCGACCTGTCGCTGTGGGACAAGCGCAAGGATCGCATCATGACCCTGTCAGGCGGCATGAAACGCCGGGTGATGATCGCCAAGGCGTTGTCGCACGAACCGAAGATTCTGTTTCTGGACGAGCCCAGCGCCGGCGTGGACGTCGAGCTGCGCCGGGACATGTGGGCCCTGGTGCGGCGCCTGCGCGCCGGCGGCGTCACCATCATCCTGACCACCCATTACATCGACGAAGCCGAGGAGATGGCCGACCGGATCGGCGTCATCACCAAGGGTGAGCTTATCCTGACCGAAGAAAAAACCACCCTGATGCAGAAGCTGGGCAAGCGACAACTGACATTGAATTTACAAGAGCCGATGGATGCCCTGCCCGCCGCGCTCGGCGACTGGCCGCTGGCCCTGAAGGCGCAGGGCAGCCAGCTCGAGTACGCCTTCGACGCCAAGGACGGGCGGGCCGACATTCCCGGATTGCTGCGCAAGCTCGCCGACCTGGGGATCAGATTCAAGGATCTGCAGACCCGGGAAAGCTCGCTGGAGGAGATCTTCGTCAGCCTGGTTCACAACCGCGGCGAGGCCCAGTCGTGA
- a CDS encoding tetratricopeptide repeat protein yields MTDLQRLDDDDGPARPLSDQQARALVRGALSRVIAGDADGRARAVPARRLGRAAIVIAGVLLGGAAVAGLTASRRWRSPSTPTLNDHRWSSDPSVVEAVTEASAAPAEETPPVLPGAEAPAARPPEHHKMASHSRTTAHAGGARASNEPEATGAYADDVLSLANQLRGQRRWRDAAITYQRVIATFPETDSAYVAMLARAELLLDHLDRPAEALGLFQRALAQPSGLLTEEARYGIATCYRALGDSGRERQALNAFLAAHPHSLLRASASARLAELR; encoded by the coding sequence ATGACTGACTTGCAGCGACTGGACGACGACGATGGACCGGCGCGGCCGCTCTCCGACCAGCAGGCGCGCGCGTTGGTGCGCGGCGCTCTTTCACGGGTGATCGCCGGCGATGCCGATGGGCGCGCGCGCGCGGTGCCGGCGCGGCGGCTGGGACGGGCGGCGATCGTGATCGCCGGCGTGCTGCTGGGTGGGGCGGCGGTGGCGGGACTGACGGCCAGCCGGCGGTGGCGATCGCCGTCCACGCCGACGCTGAACGACCACCGATGGTCGTCAGATCCATCGGTGGTCGAGGCGGTGACGGAAGCCTCCGCCGCGCCGGCCGAAGAGACCCCGCCCGTGCTGCCTGGCGCCGAAGCGCCTGCCGCGCGCCCGCCCGAACATCACAAAATGGCTTCCCATTCGCGTACGACGGCCCACGCCGGCGGTGCGCGGGCCAGCAACGAGCCGGAAGCCACCGGCGCCTATGCCGATGACGTGCTGTCGCTGGCCAACCAGCTGCGCGGTCAGCGGCGCTGGCGCGATGCTGCGATCACCTATCAAAGGGTAATCGCGACCTTCCCGGAAACAGACAGCGCCTATGTCGCCATGCTGGCGCGCGCCGAGCTGCTCCTGGATCACCTCGATCGCCCGGCCGAGGCGCTGGGTCTGTTCCAGCGCGCGCTGGCGCAGCCATCGGGTTTGCTGACCGAAGAAGCCCGCTACGGCATCGCCACCTGCTATCGCGCCCTCGGCGACAGCGGCCGCGAACGGCAAGCCCTGAACGCTTTCCTGGCCGCGCATCCCCACAGCCTGTTGCGCGCCAGCGCCAGCGCTCGCCTGGCCGAGTTGCGTTAG
- a CDS encoding cobalamin-binding protein — protein sequence MIAPSPPSPPPTAPPERIVSLLASGTELVVALGLGDRLVGRSHECDFPAWVKKLPSVSRPTFDITGSSLAIDKRVRERLHAGQPLYHVDEDALAALAPDILITQTHCEVCAVTPANLAHGVGARLQRQQVVALRTGSLQGILDGFAEVAGVLGATSVGQSLVVDVRRRMAELAARTAALPRPSVVCLEWIDPVFAMGNWGPELVALAGGADLLGTAGVHSTTTPWEAVLAADPEVLIVAPCGFGLMRAQEEMPLFAARAGWADLRAVRSGRVFVADGNLYFNRSGPLLFETPSLIAEMLHPAVFPPRHQGTAWARWPDAT from the coding sequence ATGATTGCGCCCTCGCCACCATCGCCGCCGCCGACCGCGCCGCCCGAACGCATCGTCTCCCTGCTGGCCAGCGGGACCGAGCTGGTGGTGGCGCTGGGCCTTGGCGATCGGCTGGTCGGGCGGTCGCACGAGTGTGATTTCCCGGCGTGGGTAAAGAAACTTCCGTCCGTCAGCCGGCCCACGTTCGACATCACTGGCAGCAGCCTGGCCATCGATAAACGGGTGCGCGAACGCCTGCACGCCGGGCAGCCGCTTTATCACGTCGACGAGGACGCGCTGGCGGCGCTGGCGCCCGACATCCTGATCACGCAAACGCACTGCGAGGTCTGCGCGGTCACGCCCGCCAATCTGGCTCATGGGGTCGGCGCGCGTCTGCAACGGCAGCAGGTGGTGGCGCTGCGAACGGGATCACTACAAGGGATCCTCGACGGCTTTGCCGAGGTGGCGGGAGTCTTGGGGGCGACGTCCGTCGGCCAATCATTGGTGGTCGACGTGCGCCGCCGGATGGCTGAACTCGCCGCCAGGACGGCGGCGCTGCCGCGGCCGTCGGTGGTCTGCCTGGAGTGGATCGATCCCGTGTTCGCCATGGGCAACTGGGGACCCGAGCTGGTGGCGCTGGCGGGTGGGGCAGATCTCCTGGGAACGGCGGGCGTGCACTCGACCACGACGCCGTGGGAAGCGGTGCTGGCGGCTGACCCAGAGGTCTTGATCGTCGCCCCTTGCGGATTCGGGCTTATGCGTGCGCAAGAAGAGATGCCGCTTTTTGCCGCCCGCGCCGGCTGGGCCGACCTGCGCGCGGTGCGCAGCGGGCGGGTCTTCGTGGCGGACGGCAATCTCTACTTCAATCGCTCGGGGCCGCTGCTGTTCGAGACGCCGTCGCTGATCGCCGAGATGTTGCACCCGGCGGTCTTCCCGCCGCGCCACCAGGGAACGGCCTGGGCGCGCTGGCCGGACGCGACCTGA
- a CDS encoding Ig-like domain-containing protein: MPGRLYDGLPAVALTRAARPFVEEAVLVDRRALPRYLGWMIPLPSPHRIGAALLLAITTLGCGGGSGPKTGTENGAADNDSGSADNDSGSAADGAGSCHAPGYGGGEMAQTIASVSATITDVSGAPVAGMPVSVTGINISFPGTTAADGTVTVSVSASAGLKAPAFRYGDGLTYPRLLLPLTKPMPALPALVTAKLPVAGAALMPGTSATSGDLTLTIAADATVLIDALSFDTADKQALRAVTLPPDRLGDVTGGLGFDVVIAAGPAQTTFCPPAAASVPNALGWPAGTKVEFLILGGNVSQDWAPWAGWTKVSDGAVSEDGQTIATAPGGGLPVLDVIGIRQAAETACFIAP; encoded by the coding sequence GTGCCAGGCCGATTATACGACGGCCTCCCGGCGGTGGCCCTGACGCGAGCGGCGCGGCCGTTCGTCGAGGAGGCCGTTCTGGTTGACCGACGGGCGCTGCCGCGATACCTCGGTTGGATGATCCCACTGCCGAGCCCCCACCGCATCGGCGCCGCTTTGTTGCTGGCCATCACCACCCTGGGCTGTGGTGGCGGCTCCGGGCCGAAGACCGGCACCGAAAACGGCGCGGCCGACAATGACAGCGGCAGCGCCGACAATGACAGCGGCAGCGCCGCCGACGGCGCCGGCTCCTGCCACGCGCCTGGTTATGGCGGCGGCGAGATGGCGCAGACGATCGCTTCTGTCAGCGCCACCATCACCGACGTCAGCGGCGCGCCAGTCGCCGGAATGCCCGTGTCGGTCACCGGCATCAACATCAGCTTCCCGGGAACGACCGCCGCCGACGGAACTGTAACGGTGTCCGTCTCGGCCAGCGCTGGCCTGAAGGCCCCGGCGTTTCGTTATGGCGACGGCCTGACTTACCCGCGCCTTTTGCTGCCGCTGACCAAGCCGATGCCGGCGCTGCCAGCGCTGGTGACGGCGAAACTTCCCGTGGCCGGCGCAGCGCTGATGCCCGGGACCAGTGCCACCTCCGGCGATCTGACGTTGACCATCGCCGCCGACGCCACCGTTCTGATCGACGCCTTGAGCTTCGACACCGCCGACAAGCAGGCGCTCCGGGCGGTGACGCTGCCGCCGGACCGCCTCGGCGACGTCACCGGCGGGTTGGGATTCGACGTGGTGATCGCCGCCGGTCCGGCCCAGACCACGTTCTGCCCGCCCGCCGCCGCCAGCGTCCCCAACGCGCTGGGCTGGCCGGCCGGCACCAAGGTCGAGTTCCTGATCTTGGGCGGCAACGTCTCTCAAGATTGGGCGCCGTGGGCGGGCTGGACCAAGGTCAGCGACGGCGCGGTCAGCGAAGACGGCCAGACGATCGCCACCGCGCCCGGCGGCGGCTTGCCGGTTCTGGACGTCATCGGCATTCGCCAGGCCGCCGAAACCGCTTGCTTCATCGCGCCGTGA